A genomic window from Solanum dulcamara chromosome 11, daSolDulc1.2, whole genome shotgun sequence includes:
- the LOC129875126 gene encoding cysteine-rich receptor-like protein kinase 46 isoform X2, protein MNLKNDQFRDVATKVIKDVVTMAPVHSGYAEGQRKAYGLSVYGMANCWNTLDEKSCSDCLSNASTAVLDCLPSIEARSLSVGCYFRYSEFESSDGSNFLLNTKGAIYMYLIFIVVAVGVCIVAILVGYIVGTTLHEKRVKHQTKHNGNPSDLESSVMKRSLHFKYSTLEKSTDNFSEERKIGQGGFGEVFKGTLPDGREIAIKRMFLTTKIQNEEISNEIDIIGQAQHQNLVRFLGCCFTDDDSFLIYEYLENRSLDLILFDPKKKEDLDWKKRLRIIEGTAEGLEYLHNDCQVRIIHRDIKPSNILLDLKYRPKIADFGLARFNIRDKGSAPLVIAGTFGYMAPEYLAQGKLTDKVDVYSFGVLILEIVSGREINKIPADDTLDTLVTIAWRHFKEKRASRIIDPSMEIEDVDEVLRVVQIALLCTQESPIMRPDMTTIIKLLTQEKLEVPLPSKPPFIEDSFYGSERDNSIHQHHPSASSVDSCRYYDTHQDHGSFHRHRHHPSASIDSYYETESVLG, encoded by the exons A TGAACTTGAAGAATGATCAATTTAGGGATGTGGCTACCAAAGTCATCAAGGATGTGGTAACCATGGCCCCAGTTCACAGTGGATATGCAGAAGGACAAAGGAAAGCTTATGGCTTATCAGTTTATGGCATGGCTAACTGCTGGAATACTTTGGATGAAAAATCATGTTCTGATTGCCTATCAAACGCAAGCACAGCTGTTCTTGATTGTTTGCCATCCATTGAGGCACGCTCCCTTAGCGTTGGCTGCTATTTTCGTTACTCAGAGTTTGAATCTAGCGATGGTTCAAATTTCTTACTTAATACTAAAG GAGCTATTTACATGTACCTTAtatttattgttgttgctgttggtgTATGCATAGTGGCTATTCTGGTTGGATATATTGTGGGCACAACTCTCCATGAAAAACGAGTGAAACACCAGACGAAACATAATGGTAATCCATCGGATCTTGAGTCATCTGTTATGAAAAGGAGTCTGCATTTCAAATATTCAACACTGGAGAAATCCACAGACAACTTCAGTGAAGAACGCAAGATTGGCCAAGGTGGATTTGGTGAAGTCTTTAAA GGGACTTTGCCAGATGGTAGAGAAATTGCTATCAAACGGATGTTTTTAACTACCAAAATTCAGAATGAAGAGATATCGAATGAGATAGACATTATTGGACAAGCCCAACACCAGAATTTGGTTCGTTTTCTTGGTTGTTGTTTCACTGATGATGATAGCTTTCTTATCTATGAGTATCTGGAAAATAGAAGCCTTGATCTGATCTTATTCG ATCCAAAGAAGAAGGAAGACTTGGATTGGAAGAAAAGGCTCAGGATAATCGAAGGGACAGCTGAAGGTTTAGAATACCTTCACAATGATTGTCAAGTTCGAATCATTCACAGAGACATCAAACCTAGTAACATCTTACTAGACTTGAAATATCGTCCCAAAATTGCAGATTTTGGTCTTGCCAG GTTTAATATCAGGGACAAAGGAAGTGCACCTCTTGTCATTGCAGGCACATT TGGATACATGGCTCCGGAGTACCTTGCTCAAGGAAAATTAACAGACAAAGTGGATGTTTATAGCTTTGGAGTTCTTATCCTGGAAATAGTAAGCGGAAGGGAGATTAACAAAATTCCAGCTGATGACACTCTTGACACCCTTGTAACCATT GCTTGGAGACATTTCAAGGAGAAAAGGGCATCTCGGATAATAGATCCGAGCATGGAGATAGAAGATGTGGATGAAGTACTAAGGGTGGTTCAAATTGCCCTGCTATGTACTCAAGAGTCACCTATTATGCGTCCAGATATGACAACAATTATTAAACTACTTACACAAGAAAAACTAGAAGTGCCTCTTCCTTCAAAGCCTCCTTTCATTGAGGATTCATTTTATGGTTCCGAACGAGATAACTCTATTCATCAGCATCATCCCTCTGCATCATCAGTTGATTCTTGCAGATATTATGACACACACCAAGATCATGGCTCTTTTCATCGTCATCGTCATCATCCCTCTGCATCGATTGATTCTTATTATGAAACGGAAAGTGTTTTAGGATGA
- the LOC129875126 gene encoding cysteine-rich receptor-like protein kinase 46 isoform X1, producing MGNVMVVFWLMFMFVGACNANPRTELVYKFCGVEQAENVSEFNQNYANAVVAMEPEMRSNKFSIYGEGFAPNRIYVLAQCMDDLSKEDCQICFSTIKTQLPGCFPHTSGRVFFDGCFMRFENYSFFYESSSPHDVKRCSDAVNLKNDQFRDVATKVIKDVVTMAPVHSGYAEGQRKAYGLSVYGMANCWNTLDEKSCSDCLSNASTAVLDCLPSIEARSLSVGCYFRYSEFESSDGSNFLLNTKGAIYMYLIFIVVAVGVCIVAILVGYIVGTTLHEKRVKHQTKHNGNPSDLESSVMKRSLHFKYSTLEKSTDNFSEERKIGQGGFGEVFKGTLPDGREIAIKRMFLTTKIQNEEISNEIDIIGQAQHQNLVRFLGCCFTDDDSFLIYEYLENRSLDLILFDPKKKEDLDWKKRLRIIEGTAEGLEYLHNDCQVRIIHRDIKPSNILLDLKYRPKIADFGLARFNIRDKGSAPLVIAGTFGYMAPEYLAQGKLTDKVDVYSFGVLILEIVSGREINKIPADDTLDTLVTIAWRHFKEKRASRIIDPSMEIEDVDEVLRVVQIALLCTQESPIMRPDMTTIIKLLTQEKLEVPLPSKPPFIEDSFYGSERDNSIHQHHPSASSVDSCRYYDTHQDHGSFHRHRHHPSASIDSYYETESVLG from the exons ATGGGCAATGTGATGGTGGTTTTTTGGTTAATGTTTATGTTTGTTGGAGCCTGTAATGCGAATCCTCGAACAGAGCTGGTTTATAAATTCTGTGGGGTGGAGCAAGCTGAGAATGTTTCAGAATTCAACCAAAATTATGCGAATGCAGTTGTAGCTATGGAACCCGAGATGAGATCCAACAAATTCTCAATTTATGGAGAAGGGTTTGCTCCCAATCGAATTTATGTTTTGGCTCAATGTATGGATGATCTCTCTAAGGAAGATTGTCAGATTTGTTTTTCTACCATCAAAACCCAATTGCCTGGTTGTTTTCCCCATACCAGCGGTCGCGTTTTCTTCGATGGCTGTTTCATGAGATTCGAGAACTATAGCTTCTTTTATGAATCCTCTTCTCCCCATGACGTTAAA AGATGCAGTGATGCAGTGAACTTGAAGAATGATCAATTTAGGGATGTGGCTACCAAAGTCATCAAGGATGTGGTAACCATGGCCCCAGTTCACAGTGGATATGCAGAAGGACAAAGGAAAGCTTATGGCTTATCAGTTTATGGCATGGCTAACTGCTGGAATACTTTGGATGAAAAATCATGTTCTGATTGCCTATCAAACGCAAGCACAGCTGTTCTTGATTGTTTGCCATCCATTGAGGCACGCTCCCTTAGCGTTGGCTGCTATTTTCGTTACTCAGAGTTTGAATCTAGCGATGGTTCAAATTTCTTACTTAATACTAAAG GAGCTATTTACATGTACCTTAtatttattgttgttgctgttggtgTATGCATAGTGGCTATTCTGGTTGGATATATTGTGGGCACAACTCTCCATGAAAAACGAGTGAAACACCAGACGAAACATAATGGTAATCCATCGGATCTTGAGTCATCTGTTATGAAAAGGAGTCTGCATTTCAAATATTCAACACTGGAGAAATCCACAGACAACTTCAGTGAAGAACGCAAGATTGGCCAAGGTGGATTTGGTGAAGTCTTTAAA GGGACTTTGCCAGATGGTAGAGAAATTGCTATCAAACGGATGTTTTTAACTACCAAAATTCAGAATGAAGAGATATCGAATGAGATAGACATTATTGGACAAGCCCAACACCAGAATTTGGTTCGTTTTCTTGGTTGTTGTTTCACTGATGATGATAGCTTTCTTATCTATGAGTATCTGGAAAATAGAAGCCTTGATCTGATCTTATTCG ATCCAAAGAAGAAGGAAGACTTGGATTGGAAGAAAAGGCTCAGGATAATCGAAGGGACAGCTGAAGGTTTAGAATACCTTCACAATGATTGTCAAGTTCGAATCATTCACAGAGACATCAAACCTAGTAACATCTTACTAGACTTGAAATATCGTCCCAAAATTGCAGATTTTGGTCTTGCCAG GTTTAATATCAGGGACAAAGGAAGTGCACCTCTTGTCATTGCAGGCACATT TGGATACATGGCTCCGGAGTACCTTGCTCAAGGAAAATTAACAGACAAAGTGGATGTTTATAGCTTTGGAGTTCTTATCCTGGAAATAGTAAGCGGAAGGGAGATTAACAAAATTCCAGCTGATGACACTCTTGACACCCTTGTAACCATT GCTTGGAGACATTTCAAGGAGAAAAGGGCATCTCGGATAATAGATCCGAGCATGGAGATAGAAGATGTGGATGAAGTACTAAGGGTGGTTCAAATTGCCCTGCTATGTACTCAAGAGTCACCTATTATGCGTCCAGATATGACAACAATTATTAAACTACTTACACAAGAAAAACTAGAAGTGCCTCTTCCTTCAAAGCCTCCTTTCATTGAGGATTCATTTTATGGTTCCGAACGAGATAACTCTATTCATCAGCATCATCCCTCTGCATCATCAGTTGATTCTTGCAGATATTATGACACACACCAAGATCATGGCTCTTTTCATCGTCATCGTCATCATCCCTCTGCATCGATTGATTCTTATTATGAAACGGAAAGTGTTTTAGGATGA